The following proteins are encoded in a genomic region of Candida albicans SC5314 chromosome 4, complete sequence:
- the PDC11 gene encoding indolepyruvate decarboxylase 1 (Pyruvate decarboxylase; antigenic; on hyphal not yeast cell surface; Hap43, Gcn4, Efg1, Efh1, Hsf1 regulated; fluconazole, farnesol induced; amino acid starvation repressed; flow model biofilm induced; Spider biofilm repressed) encodes MSEITLGRFFFERLHQLKVDTVFGLPGDFNLALLDKIYEVEGMRWAGNANELNAGYAADGYARVNPNGLSALVSTFGVGELSLTNAIAGSYSEHVGVINLVGVPSSSAQAKQLLLHHTLGNGDFTVFHRMFKNISQTSAFIADINSAPAEIDRCIRDAYVYQRPVYIGLPSNLVDMKVPKSLLDKKIDLSLHPNDPESQTEVIETVEKLISEASNPVILVDACAIRHNCKPEVAKLIEETQFPVFTTPMGKSSVDESNPRFGGVYVGSLSKPEVKESVESADLILSIGALLSDFNTGSFSYGYKTRNIVEFHSDYTKIRQATFPGVQMKEALQKLLTTVKKSINPNYTPVPVPETKLINTPAAPSTPLTQEYLWTKVSSWFREGDIIITETGTSAFGIVQSRFPKNSIGISQVLWGSIGYTVGATCGAAMAAQELDPKRRVILFVGDGSLQLTVQEISTMCKWECNNTYLFVLNNDGYTIERLIHGEKAQYNDIQPWNNLQLLPLFNAKDYETKRISTVGELNDLFADKAFAVPDKIRMVEVMLPTMDAPANLVAQAKLSEKTNAEQ; translated from the coding sequence ATGTCCGAAATTACTTTAGGGAGATTCTTCTTTGAAAGATTAcatcaattgaaagttGACACCGTTTTCGGTTTACCAGGGGATTTCAACTTGGCTTTATTAGATAAAATTTATGAAGTTGAAGGTATGAGATGGGCTGGTAATGccaatgaattgaatgcCGGTTACGCTGCCGACGGTTACGCCAGAGTCAATCCAAATGGTTTATCTGCTTTAGTCAGTACTTTCGGTGTCGGTGAATTGAGTTTGACTAATGCCATTGCTGGTTCTTATTCTGAACACGTTGGTGTCATTAACTTGGTTGGTGTTCCATCATCTTCTGCTCAAGCTaaacaattgttgttgcacCACACTTTAGGTAATGGTGATTTCACTGTTTTCCACAGAATGTTCAAGAACATTTCTCAAACCAGTGCCTTTATTGCTGATATTAACTCTGCTCCAGCTGAAATTGACAGATGTATCAGAGATGCTTATGTTTACCAACGTCCAGTTTACATTGGTTTACCATCCAACTTGGTCGATATGAAAGTTccaaaatcattattagaCAAAAAGATTGACTTATCATTACATCCAAACGACCCAGAATCTCAAACTGAAGTTATTGAAACcgttgaaaaattgatttctgAAGCTTCTAACCCAGTTATCTTGGTTGATGCTTGTGCCATCAGACACAACTGTAAACCAGAAGTTGccaaattgattgaagaaACTCAATTCCCAGTCTTCACTACTCCAATGGGTAAATCAAGTGTCGATGAATCCAACCCAAGATTCGGTGGTGTTTACGTTGGTAGTTTGTCCAAACCAGAAGTTAAGGAATCTGTTGAAAGTGCTGACTTGATCTTATCTATTGGTGCTTTATTATCTGATTTCAACACTGGTTCATTCTCATACGGTTACAAAACTAGAAACATTGTTGAATTCCATTCTGATTACACCAAGATTAGACAAGCTACTTTCCCAGGTGTTCAAATGAAAGAAGCTTTgcaaaaattattgacaaccgtcaagaaatcaatcaatccaAACTACACTCCAGTTCCAGTTCCAGAAACCAAATTAATCAACACCCCAGCTGCCCCATCAACTCCATTGACTCAAGAATACTTGTGGACTAAAGTTTCATCTTGGTTCAGAGAAGGtgatatcatcatcactgaAACCGGTACTTCTGCATTCGGTATCGTTCAATCACGTTTCCCAAAGAACTCTATTGGTATTTCTCAAGTCTTGTGGGGTTCCATTGGTTACACTGTTGGTGCTACTTGTGGTGCTGCCATGGCTGCTCAAGAATTAGACCCAAAGAGAAGAGTCATCTTATTCGTTGGTGACGGTTCCTTACAATTAACCGTTCAAGAAATCTCCACCATGTGTAAATGGGAATGTAACAACACCTATCTTTTCGTTTTGAACAATGATGGTTACACCATTGAAAGATTGATTCACGGTGAAAAAGCTCAATACAATGACATTCAACCATGGAACAACTTGCAATTATTGCCATTATTCAATGCTAAAGATTACGAAACTAAGAGAATTTCTACTGTTGgtgaattgaatgatttgtTTGCCGACAAAGCTTTTGCTGTTCCAGATAAGATTAGAATGGTTGAAGTCATGCTTCCAACTATGGATGCTCCAGCTAACTTGGTTGCTCAAGCTAAATTATCTGAAAAGACCAATGCTGAACAATAA
- a CDS encoding uncharacterized protein (Ortholog of S. pombe SPAC1071.09c DNAJ domain protein; Hap43-induced gene) translates to MGIPFPDIDPYETLGVSKDCSPLEIKKTYKKLCLKYHPDKLRQNNNDNDKDKQQEMFTKIQFAFSILNDPVKRKRYDNTGSLADYDLEDEGFDWKDYFESINEKITVEMVEEDRLKYQGSEEEKYDILNNFIYYDGDFLKLFELIPHLEFTESEEQRVYKIIDKELNNLQVNDSVRKSWEKYTKSRKTKVKQMLKKLAKEAKQAEELQQLLQNKPKKGQDLTSLIKSRQANRLDDLINNLESKYKDKKGKKRSPKDIDEDEFERIQNEIMKKKK, encoded by the coding sequence ATGGGTATTCCATTCCCTGATATTGACCCTTATGAAACATTAGGGGTATCAAAGGACTGTAGTCCACTAGAGATTAAAAAAACATATAAAAAACTTTGTCTCAAATACCATCCCGACAAGTTACgacaaaacaacaatgataatgacaaggataaacaacaagaaatgTTCACCAAAATACAATTTGCATTCAGTATATTAAATGATCCCGTGAAAAGGAAGAGATATGACAATACAGGATCATTAGCAGATTATGATTTAGAAGATGAAGGGTTTGATTGGAAAGATTATTTTGAATccattaatgaaaaaataaccGTTGAGATGGTTGAAGAAGACAGATTAAAATATCAAGGTTCCGAAGAGGAAAAATATGAtattttgaacaatttcatttattacGATGGAGATTTTcttaaattatttgaattgattccACATTTAGAATTCACTGAATCAGAAGAACAAAGAGTTTATAAGATTATTGATAAAGAGttgaataatttacaaGTCAATGATAGTGTACGAAAATCATGGGAGAAATATActaaatcaagaaaaactAAAGTAAAACAAATGTTAAAGAAGTTAGCCAAAGAGGCGAAACAAGCAGAGGAGTTACAGCAACTACTTCAAAACAAACCTAAAAAAGGTCAAGATTTGACTAGTTTGATTAAAAGTCGTCAAGCAAATCGATTagatgatttaattaataatttggaAAGTAAATACAAGGATAAAAAGGGTAAGAAAAGATCTCCTAAAGATatagatgaagatgaatttgaaagaattcaaaatgaaataatgaaaaagaagaaataa
- the IFF5 gene encoding Iff5p (Putative GPI-anchored protein; adhesin-like protein; possibly an essential gene, disruptants not obtained by UAU1 method) — protein sequence MKLFQNILISIALLTQLIFAIEIAENKVDRGSITLNLGDIIIYTGATWSIIDNAYTNFVGKLDVRADAGLYITSTSHLLALQVSLTTILHSITNNGIISFDSRISRTSSSYDLRGISFTNNGEMYFGSSGESSSSTSLTSASWSNTGLLSFFQNQRTSGTVNLGVSMGSITNDGQICLNNQVYEQTTQIKGSGCFTAKGDSTIYIANVVLAVSSKQNFYLTDKGSSMIVQAVSTTQTFNVYGFGDGNKIGLTLPLVGTIFNSAFTYDTASGILTLRNTLLEQKFNIGTGYEPSKFQVVTDSGSGTPSTVLGSVAYYGHVPTRTLPKSCQIPCKPIPKAPGTQPTEYTTTITKTNTAGNTVTETGVVNISTDKAGSWFTTTSIFPTLTTAIAAPTSTAMSTDLSSSVNIPVETSSNESSSITLASSESSAVQTSSIEIPVSSHISANQESSSIGESSVNGSTMISSESALESASEFTIAQSSDVESYSSSEHSITHESSAITSSSTTIETHVTESSVVVDSFTSDSLFVSETQDPKASSFSIVTPSDSIIVNESSIPELSTSVGAVSTSTSSSEISSNSYFPSETHISKVSSSAEPTFVTPSESIIINISEPAVSTDSVQPSTEPQPDMSSVIAESLISSTVSASEIELSSTMELSHSESLLAKQSETINQSESNYISETSAVPTAKSTISDSKLTSTWESSSLVNMESTYSVVISESEITPIPVHTSESATESAAESSDIQTQFTSTWTATKSDGSFVTESGVISQSGTSFTTIATFPPLYTSSDITTEFISTWTATNSDGSVTTEIGVVSQSGTSLTTIATFPPSSTESGITSEFISTWTTTSSDGSVATKSGVVIQSGTSLTTIATFPPMSTSSDIITEFTSTWTTTNSDGSITTESGIVSQSGTSLTTLTIFEPVTSLAVPSYTVIETEFTSTWTTTKSDGSIVTGSGIVSQSGTSLTTLSTFAPSSSSSEIAPEFTSTWEIGSSNESNVVESSIVNQSNESLTNSVSSYEPATESAIVSPSDQVLTSSATSFVSASEFSAVTTTTVDSASASSSTDINNDVTVLVSPSESEINTSSSIWNNENNVSGAVSTSESTSIANNHDGSLSMTKTESEINGFYSTESSTMFVTATITSCNKSDCFENVVTYVSNDSYTTVTTGHSNDNTSVDNNNVPSTLIENVSNTETIPVVTNTEEVSTTVYNPLTSTSTSNIVESSNTSIVDNENNGVHINSDDMTAMVTAVETGNGITNGTNFVSPSTIPNEISETGSPATSIVGTLPYENGSNQLSIENIKYLILVVFGLMMIM from the coding sequence ATGAAATTGTTCCAGAATATCCTTATTTCAATCGCTTTACTCActcaattaatttttgcTATCGAAATTGCTGAAAATAAAGTTGATCGTGGCTCCATCACTTTAAATTTAGGTgatatcattatttataCTGGTGCTACTTGGTCTATCATTGACAATGCTTATACCAATTTTGTTGGTAAATTAGATGTCAGAGCTGATGCTGGGTTATATATTACCCTGACTTCTCATCTTTTGGCACTTCAAGTCAGTTTAACAACTATACTTCATTCCATCACCAATAATGGTATTATCTCCTTTGATTCACGTATTTCAAGAACATCATCTTCTTATGACTTGAGAGGTATTTCCTTCACTAACAATGGGGAAATGTATTTTGGTTCTTCTGGAGAATCATCAAGTTCCACTTCACTTACTTCTGCTCTGTGGTCTAATACTGGGTTATTGCTGtttttccaaaatcaaagaacTTCCGGTACTGTAAATCTTGGGGTTTCAATGGGATCTATTACTAATGATGGACAAATCTGTTTAAATAATCAAGTTTATGAACAAACAACTCAAATTAAGGGTTCGGGTTGTTTCACTGCTAAAGGGGATTCCACTATTTATATTGCCAATGTTGTATTAGCCGTTTCCTccaaacaaaatttttatttaactGATAAAGGTTCATCAATGATTGTTCAAGCTGTATCAACCACACAAACATTTAATGTTTATGGTTTCGGTGATGGTAACAAAATTGGTTTGACTCTTCCCTTAGTTGGAactattttcaattcagcTTTCACTTATGATACTGCTTCTGGTATTTTGACTTTAAGAAATACTTTGCTTGAAcaaaaattcaacattGGTACAGGGTACGAGCCATCTAAATTCCAAGTGGTTACTGATTCTGGATCAGGTACTCCATCCACAGTTTTAGGGTCAGTTGCTTATTATGGCCATGTTCCAACAAGAACTTTACCTAAATCTTGTCAAATTCCATGTAAACCAATTCCAAAAGCACCAGGTACTCAACCAACAGAATACACTACCACCAtcacaaaaacaaatactGCTGGTAACACTGTAACTGAAACTGGTGTTGTTAATATTCTGACCGATAAAGCTGGATCTTGGTTCACCACCACATCAATTTTCCCAACCTTGACAACTGCTATTGCTGCACCCACCTCAACTGCTATGTCCACTGATTTATCTTCTAGTGTCAATATTCCTGTTGAAACTTCATCAAATGAAAGCTCATCAATTACTTTGGCAAGTTCTGAATCATCAGCTGTTCAAACTTCATCCATTGAAATCCCAGTTTCCAGTCATATTTCTGCTAATCAAGAGTCATCTTCTATTGGCGAATCCTCTGTTAATGGCAGTACTATGATTTCCAGTGAATCTGCTCTTGAATCTGCTAGTGAATTTACCATTGCTCAATCTTCTGATGTTGAATCATATTCTTCGAGTGAACATTCTATTACTCACGAATCTTCTGCTATCACCTCATCATCTACTACCATTGAGACACATGTTACTGAATCATccgttgttgttgactcGTTCACTTCTGATTCATTGTTTGTTAGTGAAACACAAGATCCCAAAGCATCTTCTTTTTCGATTGTCACACCAAGTGATTCTATAATTGTCAATGAATCATCTATCCCTGAATTATCTACCAGTGTTGGTGCAGTCTCAACCTCAACTTCATCTTCTGAAATATCATCTAATTCATATTTCCCTAGTGAAACACATATCTCAAAAGTATCTTCTTCTGCTGAACCAACATTTGTTACCCCAAGtgaatcaataattatcaacattTCTGAACCAGCAGTTAGCACTGATTCTGTCCAACCATCTACTGAACCACAACCTGATATGTCATCTGTGATTGCTGaatctttaatttcatcaactgTCAGTGCTCTGGAAATAGAATTATCATCTACTATGGAATTATCCCATTCTGAATCATTGTTAGCCAAACAATCAGAAACTATTAATCAATCTGAATCAAATTACATTAGTGAAACTTCAGCTGTTCCAACTGCAAAATCTACTATTTCTGACAGTAAATTAACTTCCACTTGGGAATCTTCTAGTTTAGTCAATATGGAGTCAACATATTCTGTTGTCATAAGTGAATCTGAAATAACTCCAATTCCTGTTCATACTTCTGAATCGGCTACTGAATCAGCTGCTGAATCTAGTGATATCCAGACACAATTTACTTCAACTTGGACCGCCACAAAATCAGATGGTTCTTTTGTAACTGAGTCTGGTGTTATCAGTCAATCTGGTACTTCATTCACCACTATTGCTACATTCCCACCATTATACACATCATCAGATATTACTACTGAGTTTATTTCCACTTGGACCGCCACTAACTCTGATGGTTCTGTTACCACTGAGATTGGAGTTGTTAGTCAATCCGGAACATCGTTAACCACTATTGCTACCTTCCCACCATCATCAACTGAATCAGGAATTACCAGTGAATTCATTTCTACCTGGACTACCACCAGCTCAGATGGATCGGTTGCAACAAAATCTGGTGTTGTTATCCAATCCGGTACTTCCTTAACTACCATAGCCACATTTCCACCAATGTCTACTTCATCTGACATCATCACTGAATTTACTTCAACTTGGACCACTACCAATTCTGATGGATCAATAACTACTGAGTCTGGCATTGTTAGTCAATCTGGGACTTCATTGACTACTTTGACAATTTTTGAACCTGTCACTTCATTAGCTGTGCCGTCATATACTGTGATTGAAACTGAATTTACTTCAACTTGGACTACAACAAAATCTGATGGTTCTATTGTTACTGGATCTGGAATTGTTAGCCAATCAGGTACATCGTTAACAACTTTATCTACCTTTGctccatcatcatcatcatctgaAATTGCTCCTGAATTTACTTCAACTTGGGAAATTGGCTCTTCAAATGAGTctaatgttgttgaatcTAGTATCGTCAATCAATCCAATGAAAGTTTGACTAATAGTGTTAGTTCATATGAACCAGCCACTGAATCTGCTATTGTTAGCCCATCTGATCAAGTATTGACTAGTAGTGCTACCTCATTTGTATCAGCCAGTGAATTTTCAGCTGTTACCACTACCACTGTTGATTCTGCTtctgcttcttcttctactgATATAAACAATGACGTCACAGTTCTTGTTTCCCCATCGGAATCTGAAATCAATACTAGTAGCTCAATTTGgaataatgaaaacaatGTCTCTGGTGCCGTTTCAACTTCAGAATCAACATCTATTGCTAATAATCATGATGGTTCATTATCCATGACCAAGACAGAACTGGAAATAAATGGGTTTTATTCAACTGAATCAAGTACTATGTTTGTCACTGCTACTATCACTAGTTGTAACAAATCTGattgttttgaaaatgttgtAACTTATGTTTCAAATGATTCTTATACCACCGTTACTACTGGACACTCCAATGATAACACTTCTGttgataacaataatgTTCCTAGTactttgattgaaaatgtttCCAATACAGAGACTATCCCAGTTGTAACCAATACTGAGGAAGTTTCTACTACCGTTTATAATCCTTtaacttcaacttcaacttcaaatattgttgaatcaaGCAACAcatcaattgttgataatgaaaataatggaGTTCACATCAATTCCGATGATATGACTGCTATGGTAACTGCAGTTGAAACCGGTAATGGTATTACAAATGGTACAAATTTCGTATCTCCATCAACTATTCCTAATGAAATTTCTGAAACTGGATCACCTGCTACTTCTATTGTTGGTACTTTGCCATATGAAAATGGATCtaatcaattatcaattgaaaatattaaatatttaatattgGTAGTTTTTGGattaatgatgattatgtGA
- the PGA15 gene encoding Pga15p (Putative GPI-anchored protein), with the protein MKFIIILFTLISIVTAAQRIYNKDYSYYGCNSYCDKASDQEDACGYYDDDVSYQDYYGCLCGNEIFLSNLKSCDCFTSIIASVSKSVCSKATEDSDWGYYDDSTSSIMDFFTADNTPASNTGMTTQTDGAINDNQNTGSKTSSGAANYLTSFSIGTFFVFVLGLI; encoded by the coding sequence ATGAAgttcattattatattatttacCTTAATTCTGATTGTTACAGCTGCTCAAAGAATCTACAACAAAGATTACCTGTACTATGGTTGTAATTCATACTGTGATAAAGCCCTGGATCAAGAAGATGCATGTGGCTACTATGATGACGATGTTTCATACCAAGACTATTATGGTTGTTTATGtggaaatgaaatttttttgagCAATTTGAAAAGCTGTGATTGTTTTACCAGTATCATTGCTTCTGTATCAAAATCAGTTTGTTCAAAGGCAACTGAAGATTCGGATTGGGGATATTATGATGATAGTACTCTGTCAATCATGGACTTTTTCACTGCTGACAATACACCAGCATCTAACACTGGCATGACTACACAAACTGATGGTGCTATTAATGATAACCAAAATACCGGCTCTAAAACAAGTTCAGGAGCTGCTAATTATTTAACAAGTTTCAGTATTGGtacattttttgtttttgttttaggTTTAATTTGA
- the CBF1 gene encoding Cbf1p (Transcription factor; binds ribosomal protein gene promoters and rDNA locus with Tbf1; regulates sulfur starvation-response, respiratory, glycolytic genes; does not bind to centromeres as does S. cerevisiae Cbf1; Spider biofilm repressed) → MVKSHKRTLEKDEEHQEKKKANKISKDDMEIDAELLTQQASDSAHTDTATAAVAAVNNEQGKELEQTESSTNQTSALDKDDKETKDNLNPREETQSSHQEIDIPKDQLTNQQNLADQHQQYQYHQQLAQTNFKTEPTNSAKPPHGSEEWHRQRRENHKEVERKRRESINTGIRELARLIPTTDTNKAQILQRAVEYIKRLKENENNNIEKWTLEKLLTEQAVSELSASNEKLKHELESAYREIEQLKRGKK, encoded by the exons ATGGTAAAA aGTCATAAACGAACATTAGAAAAAGACGAAGAACATCaggagaagaaaaaagcCAATAAGATTTCTAAAGATGATATGGAAATCGATGCTGAATTGTTAACCCAACAAGCTTCTGATTCTGCCCACACTGACACTGCTACTGCTGCAGTGGCTGCTGTTAATAACGAACAAGGCAAAGAATTAGAACAAACCGAATCCAGTACTAATCAAACATCTGCATTGGACAAAGATGATAAGGAGACGAAGGATAATTTGAACCCTAGAGAGGAAACTCAATCTTCTCATCAAGAAATCGACATTCCAAAGGATCAACTTACGAATCAACAAAACCTTGCtgatcaacatcaacagtATCAGTACCATCAACAGCTTGCTCAAACAAACTTCAAAACCGAACCCACTAATTCAGCCAAACCTCCACACGGATCAGAGGAATGGCATAGacaaagaagagaaaatcATAAGGAagttgaaagaaaaagaagagaatCCATAAATACTGGTATAAGAGAATTGGCCAGATTGATACCAACTACCGATACCAATAAAGCCCAGATTTTACAAAGAGCAGTTGAATACATTAAAAgattgaaagaaaatgaaaacaataatattgaaaaatggactttggaaaaattgttaaCTGAACAAGCTGTTAGTGAATTGAGTGCTTCAAAtgagaaattgaaacatgAATTAGAATCAGCTTATCGTGAAATCGAACAATTGAAGAGAGGGAAGAAATAA